The Apium graveolens cultivar Ventura chromosome 6, ASM990537v1, whole genome shotgun sequence genome contains a region encoding:
- the LOC141665622 gene encoding uncharacterized protein LOC141665622 codes for MEVHNHVLDVVGKNEGGLFFVYGSGGCDRPLRDLMKVVHPKRYYIPFGGITVVFGEEFRQILPVIPYGDRTDIISANFTRSRLWAACKVFVLKHNIRLSKGNSDERNEVLSIFARWVLDIGEGQNYISKDEGPFCTEYEVQIPPQFCNVEQSNSVEKMMAAIYPNFLTNFKFPEYLSERAILTPTNQTVSHLNSLIVDKLLGDTISYYSIDRAEDFGVTETELDLAFPIEYLNSLIILGIPQHELKLKEGVVVMLIRNLNQTLGLCNVTRLIITKCLKNVVQCDVIYGSNVGTRHFIPRMECCPSDCRLPFKLIRKQMPIQICYAMTSNKSQGQSLKTTGLYLPNFVFTHDQFYVAVSRVTSPEGLHIFVDDEAGCSTSKTDNVVYKEIFYNVPTI; via the exons ATGGAAGTACATAATCATGTCCTTGATGTTGTTGGAAAAAATGAAGGTGGTCTTTTCTTTGTTTACGGCAGTGGTGGGTGCG ACAGACCTTTAAGGGATTTGATGAAGGTTGTTCACCCAAAACGTTATTATATACCATTtggtggaattactgtggtgtTTGGTGAGGAATTTCGACAAATTCTCCCTGTCATACCCTACGGAGATCGTACTGATATTATCTCTGCCAACTTTACCAGGTCTAGATTATGGGCTGCATGTAAAGTCTTTGTTTTGAAGCACAACATACGTCTTAGCAAAGGTAATTCTGATGAACGTAATGAAGTATTGAGTATATTTGCCCGATGGGTACTAGATATTGGTGAAGGTCAAAATTACATTTCTAAGGATGAAGGTCCTTTCTGTACCGAGTATGAAGTTCAGATTCCTCCTCAATTCTGTAATGTTGAGCAATCTAACTCTGTTGAGAAAATGATGGCTGCAATCTATCCAAATTTtctcaccaacttcaaattcccAGAATATCTTAGTGAGCGAGCTATTCTCACTCCAACAAATCAAACAGTTTCTCATCTTAATTCTCTTATTGTCGATAAACTTCTAGGTGACACGATTTCATACTACAGTATTGACAGGGCTGAGGATTTTGGTGTAACTGAAACTGAATTGGATCTTGCTTTCCCCATTGAGTATTTAAATTCACTGATTATTCTAGGAATTCCCCAGCATGAGTTAAAACTTAAAGAAGGAGTCGTCGTAATGTTAATAAGAAATCTAAATCAGACCCTTGGATTATGCAATGTAACTAGGCTCATCATCACAAAATGTTTGAAGAATGTTGTCCAGTGTGACGTTATATACGGTTCAAATGTTGGTACACGTCATTTCATTCCTAGAATGGAGTGTTGCCCAAGTGACTGTCGACTACCCTTCAAACTTATCCGCAAACAAATGCCAATTCAAATCTGTTATGCCATGACGAGTAACAAATCGCAAGGACAATCTTTAAAGACAACAGGGTTATATTTACCCAATTTTGTGTTTACACACGACCAGTTTTATGTTGCTGTAAGCCGAGTGACTTCTCCGGAAGGTTTGCACATTTTTGTTGATGACGAAGCTGGTTGTAGTACAAGTAAGACTGATAATGTTGTGTACAAGGAAATATTCTATAATGTTCCTACTATTTAG